A region from the Halobacillus mangrovi genome encodes:
- a CDS encoding YqaE/Pmp3 family membrane protein: MLYILVIFLPPLAVLLTGKPMKALLNLILTLIFYVPGAVHAAVVVKDHYDKKKIR; the protein is encoded by the coding sequence ATGTTGTATATTTTAGTTATTTTTCTTCCACCACTTGCAGTATTACTTACAGGAAAGCCAATGAAAGCTCTATTAAACTTAATCCTGACCTTGATCTTTTATGTACCAGGAGCCGTACACGCAGCCGTTGTAGTAAAAGACCACTACGATAAAAAGAAAATAAGGTAA